The following are from one region of the Sorghum bicolor cultivar BTx623 chromosome 2, Sorghum_bicolor_NCBIv3, whole genome shotgun sequence genome:
- the LOC110432732 gene encoding uncharacterized protein LOC110432732, whose protein sequence is MFERRNRLNGFFSLGCHTCGTILVPELTSKHVCKPFPGFWEVFTLGTTAKEYSDLDNTISRKMEIINGTTSVCILCQQKFDTSFAEVAQICSVKCVTVLCRGSSNLFTQICDSAVQR, encoded by the exons ATGTTTGAGAGGAG GAACAGGCTTAATGGCTTCTTTTCGCTAGGTTGTCACACATGTGGGACTATTTTGGTACCAGAATTGACCAG CAAACACGTCTGTAAACCATTTCCTGGGTTCTGGGAGGTATTTACTTTGGGCACCACTGCCAAGGAGTATTCTGATCTGGACAACACTATTTCTCGGAAAATGGagatcatcaatggtacaactTCTGTGTGCATTCTCTGTCAACAAAAGTTTGATACCTCCTTTGCTG AGGTAGCTCAAATCTGTTCAGTGAAATGTGTGACAGTGCTGTGCAGAGGTAGCTCAAATCTCTTCACTCAAATCTGTGATAGTGCTGTGCAGAGGTAG
- the LOC8055585 gene encoding uncharacterized protein LOC8055585, whose amino-acid sequence MEPPEWVIVGACGHREVCLYCGVRMRFFQDDRRCCICRALCATVVVTRANTNSRPPQLVVVVDDGGRQSSVFSETSPAFGGVRLAGTTHRWYYHGGMAAYFDDRALYEAVRNMCSKPLPLPLPLPLPLPAGAGNNTRHRALQDPNTDPTCFVPYLALTAFVGAAGSIPLVMQYLKDWLLRVAVVIVSGVLAAAWSYFHSRMCTPESDADRS is encoded by the coding sequence ATGGAACCCCCGGAGTGGGTGATCGTCGGCGCGTGCGGACACCGAGAGGTCTGCCTCTACTGCGGCGTCCGCATGCGTTTCTTCCAAGATGACCGCCGGTGCTGCATCTGCCGAGCCTTGTGTGCCACCGTGGTCGTTACAAGAGCTAACACTAACAGCAGGCCGCCGCAACTTGttgtcgtcgtcgacgacggcGGCCGCCAATCATCCGTCTTCTCGGAGACATCACCGGCGTTCGGTGGTGTAAGGCTAGCGGGCACTACGCATCGCTGGTACTACCATGGCGGCATGGCAGCGTACTTTGACGATCGAGCACTCTATGAGGCCGTGAGGAACATGTGTTCCAAGCCTTTGCCGTTGCCGTTGCCGTTGCCTTTGCCGTTGCCAGCAGGTGCAGGCAACAACACACGTCATCGTGCACTTCAAGACCCAAACACGGATCCAACGTGTTTCGTGCCATATCTAGCATTGACGGCTTTTGTGGGGGCAGCCGGTAGCATTCCTTTGGTCATGCAATACCTTAAGGATTGGCTTCTTAGAGTTGCAGTTGTAATTGTGTCTGGCGTCTTAGCGGCGGCATGGTCATACTTCCATTCTAGGATGTGTACTCCTGAGTCAGATGCAGATCGATCATGA